One window of the Conexibacter sp. SYSU D00693 genome contains the following:
- a CDS encoding MlaD family protein yields the protein MTPSMPRMALALLAFVAATGAIFLFLFGKTGSKVRLEAPYTVSVDVPTAVTLSPTSNVRAAGVTIGSVKEVRPLPGGTARITFEVDDAHAPLPRESRFLVRTKTLLGENYLSVEPGSKAGGTMPDGGRFALRQSDDAVQLDDVLSVLDRPTRRRLQRTLRGSARLVDGRGEDLNRALGALAPTVRDGGVVARTLATQRDDVHAVVDRTGTLLAAIADRDRQLGELVRAGKGAADALAARDGQIAETVRALPGLLRQTEATTAQLGGFARRSAGRVDAVTRAAVALRPTVRDLEPAAGQARRLFDRVPRLVEAADPLLARLRDVSSATAPLMDELGPLLATLNPALQHLGRYSREFGSFFANVGAPNNEYDALGAIIRVHPLVGPENLGLLDAKSRELFDRVLDVTGVGRIRKLQRNPFPEPGTIGTPRPWDGKVPRIPSSG from the coding sequence GTGACGCCCTCGATGCCGCGCATGGCCCTCGCGCTGCTGGCCTTCGTGGCGGCCACGGGCGCGATCTTCCTCTTCCTCTTCGGCAAGACCGGCAGCAAGGTCCGGCTCGAGGCGCCCTACACCGTCTCGGTGGACGTCCCGACCGCGGTGACGCTGAGCCCGACGTCGAACGTGCGCGCCGCGGGCGTGACCATCGGCTCGGTCAAGGAGGTGCGTCCCCTGCCCGGCGGCACCGCGCGCATCACCTTCGAGGTCGACGACGCGCACGCGCCGCTGCCGCGCGAGAGCCGCTTCCTCGTGCGGACCAAGACGCTGCTCGGCGAGAACTACCTCAGCGTCGAGCCTGGCTCGAAGGCCGGGGGGACGATGCCCGACGGCGGCCGCTTCGCCCTGCGCCAGTCCGACGACGCGGTGCAGCTCGACGACGTCCTCTCGGTCCTCGACCGGCCGACGCGCCGGCGCCTGCAGCGCACGCTGCGCGGCAGCGCGCGCCTGGTCGACGGGCGCGGCGAGGACCTCAACCGGGCGCTCGGCGCGCTGGCGCCGACGGTCCGCGACGGCGGCGTCGTCGCCCGCACCCTGGCCACCCAGCGCGACGACGTCCACGCAGTGGTCGACCGCACGGGCACGCTGCTGGCGGCGATCGCCGACCGTGACCGGCAGCTCGGCGAGCTGGTCCGGGCCGGCAAGGGCGCCGCCGACGCGCTCGCGGCCCGCGACGGCCAGATCGCCGAGACCGTCCGCGCGCTGCCCGGCCTCCTGCGCCAGACCGAGGCCACGACCGCCCAGCTCGGGGGCTTCGCCCGGCGCTCGGCCGGGCGCGTCGACGCGGTGACGCGCGCGGCGGTCGCCCTGCGCCCGACGGTCCGCGACCTCGAGCCCGCGGCCGGGCAGGCCCGGCGGCTCTTCGACCGCGTCCCGCGCCTGGTGGAGGCGGCCGACCCGCTGCTGGCCCGCCTGCGCGACGTGTCGTCGGCCACGGCGCCGCTCATGGACGAGCTGGGCCCGCTGCTCGCGACGCTCAACCCGGCGCTGCAGCACCTGGGCCGCTACTCGCGCGAGTTCGGCTCCTTCTTCGCGAACGTCGGCGCTCCCAACAACGAGTACGACGCGCTCGGCGCGATCATCCGCGTCCACCCGCTGGTCGGCCCGGAGAACCTGGGACTGCTCGACGCGAAGAGCCGCGAGCTCTTCGACCGGGTGCTCGACGTGACCGGCGTCGGGCGCATCCGCAAGCTGCAGCGCAACCCGTTCCCCGAGCCCGGGACGATCGGCACGCCGCGGCCCTGGGACGGCAAGGTCCCGCGGATACCGTCCTCCGGGTGA
- a CDS encoding MlaD family protein: MAGARGRLALELRRARGPFAVLAVLAVCAVAMTAALVSQQTFQRPWDDYAQVRVAFDDAKGVVAGQQAVRVAGVEVGLVKAAELEGGRAVLDLAIEERYAPVFRNATFRLRPKTPLQDMYVEMSRGTPDAGVLDASRVVPAAQSVTPVDVSRVLQSFDADARTRLRSLLTQFGAAADDGGAALRRGFTQLGPFLTAATDVADALAVRKARLRRLVSSSGDLMRALATRDDRLRRLVTDGNRALGALAAHDRELSATLGQLPGTVAELRTALARLGTAQDDLEPALTALRPAARRLGDALDGVRSLSGDLRPAAERLRPAVQELARLSSVLPRTGERLDRATSALRPQVADVDLATRQLAACETPFARFMSWTLSVIKFRDGYSSYPRGSVSLGLDSVKGNGTGVTGLTKSPNCDDQVKP; this comes from the coding sequence ATGGCCGGCGCACGTGGTCGGCTGGCCCTCGAGCTGCGCCGGGCGCGCGGGCCGTTCGCCGTGCTCGCCGTCCTGGCCGTCTGCGCGGTCGCCATGACGGCGGCGCTCGTGTCCCAGCAGACCTTCCAGCGGCCGTGGGACGACTACGCGCAGGTGCGCGTCGCCTTCGACGACGCCAAGGGCGTGGTCGCCGGCCAGCAGGCCGTCCGGGTCGCCGGCGTCGAGGTCGGGCTCGTCAAGGCCGCGGAGCTCGAGGGCGGTCGCGCGGTCCTCGACCTCGCCATCGAGGAGCGCTATGCGCCGGTCTTCCGCAACGCGACCTTCCGGCTGCGTCCCAAGACGCCGCTGCAGGACATGTACGTCGAGATGTCGCGCGGCACGCCCGACGCCGGCGTCCTGGACGCCTCCCGCGTCGTCCCCGCCGCCCAGTCGGTCACGCCCGTCGACGTGTCCCGCGTGCTGCAGAGCTTCGACGCCGACGCGCGCACGCGGCTGCGCTCGCTGCTGACGCAGTTCGGCGCCGCGGCCGACGACGGCGGCGCCGCGCTGCGCCGCGGGTTCACCCAGCTCGGGCCGTTCCTCACGGCCGCGACCGACGTGGCCGACGCGCTCGCGGTCCGCAAGGCGCGCCTCAGGCGCCTCGTCTCCTCCTCGGGCGACCTGATGCGCGCGCTGGCCACCCGCGACGACCGCCTGCGCCGCCTGGTGACCGACGGCAACCGGGCGCTCGGCGCGCTCGCCGCCCACGACCGCGAGCTCTCGGCCACGCTCGGCCAGCTCCCCGGGACCGTCGCGGAGCTGCGCACCGCGCTCGCGCGGCTGGGCACGGCGCAGGACGACCTCGAGCCGGCGCTCACCGCGCTGCGCCCGGCCGCGCGCAGGCTCGGCGACGCGCTGGACGGCGTCCGGTCGCTGTCGGGCGACCTGCGCCCCGCCGCCGAGCGCCTGCGGCCCGCCGTGCAGGAGCTCGCCCGCCTGTCCTCCGTCCTGCCGCGCACCGGCGAGCGGCTGGACCGCGCCACCTCGGCCCTGCGCCCGCAGGTGGCCGACGTCGACCTCGCCACGCGCCAGCTCGCGGCGTGCGAGACGCCGTTCGCGCGCTTCATGTCCTGGACGCTGTCGGTCATCAAGTTCCGCGACGGCTACAGCTCGTACCCGCGCGGCTCGGTCTCGCTGGGCCTCGACTCCGTCAAGGGCAACGGGACCGGCGTCACGGGCCTCACCAAGTCCCCGAACTGCGACGACCAGGTCAAGCCGTGA
- a CDS encoding MlaD family protein: MRAPAVLGALLVGVAVLAGVLALGARGDDPYVVKARIADAEGIGKDYVVRVDGVEAGRVADVGVSRDDVAWVEVELDDEAGRIGPDARLSARAANLLGEKYLDLQPGDRRRPQPSGSWIPLSRTSSEVQLDDVFNTLDATTRMQLRILVNEAGLGLAQRGQDLGELLEQLPGTLRETRGVLRQVAGENAALGELIERGERVVTPSARKARDVSALVTALQRLLGTAAARRAQLAATVREAPGTLVQLRSSLRRLSATAQDLGPAARQLRRAAPELTDVLGGLPAFARTTGRTLDTAREVAPDLRRLGRDARPDVRRLTSTLGDVARFGEDARPTVESLGRGKVFSGVLHVMQNWTRAINQSDSLGHYFRLRVVASPTVVRGVISQLTPQPTKRRTTARRPARPARPSLPDAVRDLPEAPARLPEAVKQLPDAVKRLPEEVRKTVEQVQRGAQDGPVLPEVRRLLDFLLG; encoded by the coding sequence GTGAGGGCGCCGGCGGTCCTCGGGGCGCTGCTCGTCGGCGTCGCCGTCCTCGCGGGCGTCCTGGCCCTCGGCGCCCGCGGCGACGACCCCTACGTCGTGAAGGCCCGCATCGCCGACGCGGAGGGCATCGGCAAGGACTACGTCGTGCGCGTCGACGGCGTGGAGGCCGGGCGCGTCGCCGACGTCGGCGTCTCGCGCGACGACGTCGCCTGGGTCGAGGTCGAGCTCGACGACGAGGCCGGGCGCATCGGACCCGACGCCCGCCTGTCGGCCAGGGCCGCGAACCTCCTCGGCGAGAAGTACCTCGACCTCCAGCCGGGCGACCGCCGCCGGCCCCAGCCGTCGGGCTCCTGGATCCCGCTCTCGCGCACGAGCTCCGAGGTCCAGCTCGACGACGTCTTCAACACGCTGGACGCCACCACGCGGATGCAGCTGCGCATCCTCGTCAACGAGGCCGGCCTCGGCCTCGCCCAGCGCGGCCAGGACCTCGGCGAGCTGCTGGAGCAGCTCCCGGGCACGCTGCGCGAGACGCGCGGCGTCCTGCGGCAGGTGGCCGGCGAGAACGCGGCGCTCGGCGAGCTCATCGAGCGCGGCGAGCGCGTCGTGACGCCGTCGGCGCGCAAGGCCCGCGACGTGTCTGCGCTCGTCACCGCGCTCCAGCGGCTGCTCGGCACCGCCGCCGCGCGGCGCGCCCAGCTGGCCGCGACGGTGCGCGAGGCGCCCGGCACGCTGGTGCAGCTGCGCTCGTCCCTGCGGCGCCTCTCCGCCACGGCGCAGGACCTCGGGCCGGCGGCCCGCCAGCTGCGCCGCGCGGCGCCCGAGCTGACCGACGTCCTCGGCGGCCTGCCCGCGTTCGCCCGGACGACGGGCCGCACGCTGGACACCGCGCGCGAGGTCGCGCCCGACCTGCGACGCCTGGGCCGTGACGCGCGGCCGGACGTGCGGCGGCTCACGTCGACCCTCGGCGACGTCGCCCGGTTCGGCGAGGACGCGCGGCCGACGGTCGAGAGCCTCGGCCGCGGGAAGGTCTTCTCCGGGGTCCTGCACGTCATGCAGAACTGGACGCGGGCCATCAACCAGAGCGACTCGCTGGGCCACTACTTCCGCCTGCGCGTCGTCGCCAGCCCGACGGTGGTGCGCGGCGTCATCTCCCAGCTGACGCCCCAGCCGACCAAGCGCCGCACGACGGCGAGGCGTCCCGCTCGCCCGGCGCGCCCGTCGCTGCCCGACGCGGTGCGGGACCTCCCCGAGGCGCCCGCGCGGCTGCCCGAGGCGGTCAAGCAGCTGCCCGACGCCGTCAAGCGCCTGCCCGAGGAGGTCCGCAAGACCGTCGAGCAGGTCCAGCGCGGGGCGCAGGACGGCCCGGTGCTGCCCGAGGTCCGCCGGCTCCTGGACTTCCTGCTCGGATGA
- a CDS encoding TetR/AcrR family transcriptional regulator, with translation MATTPFERLAEVSAKAASSRRPNRDRRSDVEANILNAAERLLDTVPLQDLYVSNIISEAGISRATFYFYFSSKFAVLGALLARTAEDIFNAVQPWVAEGDGDVRERLRQSLVAAAAVWKEHEAVTRSAAEHWTTEPDIADLWATVVDSFTELFIELVERDRAAGAAPDGPDPRPIVGGLVWATERLFYIASTGRDPRIPDHEVAVDVLFRMWSSALYGAVAPEPPATAQPVADAAPPAPAPPRTGAKRRVPVWKAAGLDGDGDATQG, from the coding sequence ATGGCGACGACGCCCTTCGAGCGGCTGGCGGAGGTCTCCGCGAAGGCCGCCAGCAGCCGGCGGCCCAACCGCGACCGGCGCAGCGACGTCGAGGCCAACATCCTCAACGCGGCCGAGCGCCTGCTCGACACCGTCCCCCTCCAGGACCTCTACGTCTCGAACATCATCAGCGAGGCCGGGATCTCGCGGGCGACGTTCTACTTCTACTTCTCGTCGAAGTTCGCGGTGCTCGGCGCGCTGCTCGCGCGCACCGCGGAGGACATCTTCAACGCGGTCCAGCCGTGGGTGGCCGAGGGCGACGGCGACGTGCGCGAGCGCCTGCGCCAGAGCCTCGTGGCCGCCGCGGCCGTGTGGAAGGAGCACGAGGCGGTCACGCGCAGCGCCGCCGAGCACTGGACCACCGAGCCCGACATCGCCGACCTGTGGGCGACCGTCGTCGACTCCTTCACCGAGCTGTTCATCGAGCTGGTCGAACGCGACCGCGCGGCGGGTGCCGCGCCCGACGGGCCGGACCCCCGGCCGATCGTCGGCGGGCTCGTGTGGGCCACCGAGCGCCTCTTCTACATCGCCTCCACGGGGCGCGACCCGCGCATCCCCGACCACGAGGTCGCCGTCGACGTCCTCTTCCGGATGTGGTCCTCGGCGCTGTACGGCGCGGTCGCGCCGGAGCCCCCGGCGACCGCCCAGCCCGTCGCGGACGCCGCGCCGCCCGCTCCCGCGCCGCCGCGCACCGGCGCCAAGCGCCGCGTGCCGGTCTGGAAGGCCGCCGGCCTCGACGGCGACGGCGACGCCACCCAGGGCTAG
- a CDS encoding MlaD family protein gives MRRLLLDRPWTVVAAVAVVAVAWWAVGTRTQDHHVRVAFDAAVNLAPGMDVQAAGVDVGKVSDVRYEDGLALVELGIDDDTVWPLRAGTMAAIRWGSTAGNGNRRIELEPGPDGAPALRDGSVIGRADSSEPVELDELLNTFRAPQRRDLRRMLDGTGRSLDAAAGADLNAGLGRLDDAIRPTGAVLRDLADSRESLSGLLSSGRRLTTVLAQRREQVADLVEVAARTFAVFADHTDATRRTLDEVPGAFRQATRTLGRVDRSLDPLEALLRDLDPGVRELPSLARVTNPALGDLRRVARDGAKLADVAQDAAPPTTELLRRLVPLSRTLEPVARRGRPIARCIAPFAPDLASLATNWAGYTQGYDSEDHYVRARLMFGASVFQENPIGSDLTDKLSGLTYNGIPAPGALSDQPRYLPECGLDAAAADAKNDWERP, from the coding sequence GTGCGCCGGCTCCTGCTCGACCGCCCGTGGACCGTCGTCGCCGCCGTCGCGGTGGTCGCGGTCGCCTGGTGGGCGGTCGGGACCCGCACCCAGGACCACCACGTCCGCGTCGCCTTCGACGCCGCGGTGAACCTCGCGCCGGGCATGGACGTGCAGGCGGCGGGCGTCGACGTCGGCAAGGTCTCCGACGTCCGCTACGAGGACGGCCTCGCCCTCGTCGAGCTCGGCATCGACGACGACACGGTCTGGCCGCTGCGCGCCGGGACCATGGCCGCGATCCGCTGGGGCAGCACCGCCGGCAACGGCAACCGGCGCATCGAGCTCGAGCCCGGCCCCGACGGCGCGCCGGCCCTGCGCGACGGCAGCGTCATCGGCCGCGCCGACTCCTCCGAGCCCGTCGAGCTCGACGAGCTGCTCAACACCTTCCGCGCGCCGCAGCGGCGCGACCTGCGGCGGATGCTCGACGGCACCGGCCGGTCGCTGGACGCGGCGGCCGGCGCCGACCTCAACGCCGGCCTGGGCCGGCTGGACGACGCGATCCGGCCCACCGGCGCGGTCCTGCGCGACCTCGCCGACAGCCGCGAGAGCCTCAGCGGGCTGCTCAGCAGCGGGCGGCGCCTCACCACCGTCCTGGCCCAGCGGCGCGAGCAGGTCGCCGACCTCGTCGAGGTGGCGGCCAGGACCTTCGCCGTCTTCGCCGACCACACCGACGCGACGCGCCGCACGCTGGACGAGGTCCCGGGCGCCTTCCGCCAGGCGACGCGCACGCTGGGCCGCGTCGACCGCAGCCTCGACCCGCTCGAGGCCCTGCTGCGCGACCTCGACCCGGGGGTGCGCGAGCTGCCGAGCCTCGCCCGCGTCACCAACCCGGCGCTGGGCGACCTGCGCCGCGTGGCCCGCGACGGCGCGAAGCTCGCCGACGTCGCCCAGGACGCCGCGCCGCCCACGACCGAGCTGCTGCGCCGCCTGGTCCCGCTGAGCCGGACGCTCGAGCCGGTCGCCCGCCGCGGCCGTCCGATCGCGCGGTGCATCGCGCCCTTCGCGCCCGACCTCGCGAGCCTCGCGACGAACTGGGCCGGCTACACGCAGGGCTACGACAGCGAGGACCACTACGTCCGCGCCCGCCTGATGTTCGGCGCGTCGGTCTTCCAGGAGAACCCGATCGGCAGCGACCTGACCGACAAGCTCTCCGGGCTCACCTACAACGGCATCCCGGCGCCGGGCGCGCTGTCCGACCAGCCCCGGTACCTCCCCGAGTGCGGGTTGGACGCGGCCGCGGCCGACGCCAAGAACGACTGGGAGCGGCCGTGA
- a CDS encoding MlaD family protein, with translation MSADVLARRRRREHTRRRRAGVAALLLGAVVVVITFSGGVPFLRDRGLVEVQARFTDASNVRSGQPVRVKGIDVGKVTEVRGEPGGRIAVVTMALEPADRDALRADARAIVWWRTLLGRNMYVELDPGTAPGPLGDRPISERRTMHQVELDQLLDAFSAQARRGVGQSLRGVADAFADPEAVGRAARPLAPALRAVQRGLPGLRGERPGDLGETIAQTRRVAAQLSRSERDLAGLVDGAGTTLGVTAARAADLSRTLRLAPGSLGTARRELARLDGLLDVLDPLVADVRPHARDVRPAVVDLRGALRATTPLLDRARPLVRDLVPALRNLRASTRAGLPLVQDLQPVAERLRDRTIPYLEKPEADTKRPLYTLIGPLASEIADSTSIFDGQGHAISFEGGVSGRALSGILPCTVLLTDPKEQLTCENLNVLAAQLLGQKPPVPNGDDNPSEQQGGGG, from the coding sequence GTGAGCGCCGACGTCCTCGCCCGCCGCCGCCGGCGCGAGCACACCCGCCGCCGCCGGGCCGGCGTGGCGGCGCTGCTGCTGGGCGCCGTCGTCGTGGTCATCACGTTCTCGGGCGGCGTGCCGTTCCTGCGCGACCGTGGCCTGGTCGAGGTGCAGGCCCGCTTCACCGACGCCTCCAACGTGCGCTCCGGCCAGCCGGTGCGCGTGAAGGGCATCGACGTCGGCAAGGTCACGGAGGTCCGCGGCGAGCCCGGCGGGCGCATCGCCGTGGTGACGATGGCGCTGGAGCCCGCCGACCGCGACGCGCTGCGCGCCGACGCCCGGGCGATCGTCTGGTGGCGCACCCTGCTGGGACGCAACATGTACGTCGAGCTGGACCCCGGCACCGCGCCGGGGCCGCTGGGCGACCGCCCCATCAGCGAGCGGCGCACGATGCACCAGGTCGAGCTCGACCAGCTCCTCGACGCGTTCAGCGCCCAGGCGCGCCGCGGCGTCGGGCAGTCGCTGCGGGGCGTCGCCGACGCGTTCGCGGACCCCGAGGCCGTCGGCCGGGCGGCGCGGCCGCTCGCACCGGCACTGCGGGCCGTCCAGCGCGGGCTGCCGGGCCTGCGCGGCGAGCGTCCCGGCGACCTCGGCGAGACGATCGCCCAGACGCGGCGCGTGGCGGCGCAGCTCTCGCGCAGCGAGCGCGACCTCGCCGGGCTGGTCGACGGCGCCGGCACGACCCTCGGGGTCACCGCCGCGCGCGCCGCCGACCTCAGCCGGACGCTGCGCCTCGCCCCGGGCAGCCTCGGCACGGCGCGCCGCGAGCTCGCGCGCCTCGACGGCCTGCTCGACGTGCTCGACCCGCTCGTGGCCGACGTCCGCCCCCACGCCCGCGACGTGCGCCCGGCGGTCGTCGACCTGCGCGGCGCGCTGCGCGCCACGACGCCCCTCCTGGACCGGGCCCGGCCGCTCGTGCGCGACCTCGTCCCGGCGCTGCGCAACCTGCGGGCCAGCACGCGCGCGGGCCTGCCGCTCGTCCAGGACCTCCAGCCCGTCGCCGAGCGCCTGCGCGACCGCACGATCCCGTACCTCGAGAAGCCCGAGGCCGACACGAAGCGGCCGCTGTACACGCTGATCGGACCGCTGGCGTCCGAGATCGCCGACTCGACCTCCATCTTCGACGGCCAGGGCCACGCCATCAGCTTCGAGGGCGGCGTCAGCGGCCGGGCGCTCAGCGGCATCCTGCCCTGCACGGTCCTGCTGACCGACCCGAAGGAGCAGCTGACCTGCGAGAACCTCAACGTCCTCGCGGCGCAGCTGCTCGGGCAGAAGCCGCCGGTCCCCAACGGCGACGACAACCCGTCCGAGCAGCAGGGAGGTGGCGGCTGA
- a CDS encoding enoyl-CoA hydratase/isomerase family protein, which yields MSAYTEIHAAKQDGVGTITFDRPDRRNALSPELFEQLTDCLAAWREDDEVTAIVVTGGDDCFSAGLDLQLQSGFTEETRFRYGDLCLAAYGQLLDHPKPTIAAVAGPTLGGGLDIAVFCDVRIGARGAVLGFPQVRFGLTPYFSPLWKLVGLSQAKLLTMTGQRIDAEEALRIGLLDRLVDEGQAVAAATEVARQIAETTLKTAVFNKELMLRSPTMDPISALSFETSMYREVIWHPDVAERLEAAFSAVSKSRAGA from the coding sequence GTGAGCGCCTACACGGAGATCCACGCCGCCAAGCAGGACGGCGTCGGCACGATCACCTTCGACCGGCCCGACCGCCGCAACGCGCTGAGCCCGGAGCTCTTCGAGCAGCTCACCGACTGCCTGGCCGCCTGGCGCGAGGACGACGAGGTCACCGCGATCGTCGTCACGGGCGGCGACGACTGCTTCAGCGCGGGGCTCGACCTCCAGCTGCAGTCCGGCTTCACCGAGGAGACCCGCTTCCGCTACGGCGACCTCTGCCTCGCGGCCTACGGACAGCTGCTCGACCACCCCAAGCCGACGATCGCCGCGGTCGCCGGCCCGACCCTGGGCGGCGGGCTCGACATCGCCGTCTTCTGCGACGTGCGCATCGGCGCGCGGGGCGCCGTCCTGGGCTTCCCGCAGGTGCGCTTCGGCCTCACGCCGTACTTCTCGCCGCTGTGGAAGCTCGTCGGCCTCAGCCAGGCCAAGCTCCTGACGATGACGGGCCAGCGCATCGACGCCGAGGAGGCGCTGCGCATCGGCCTGCTCGACCGCCTCGTCGACGAGGGCCAGGCCGTGGCGGCCGCGACCGAGGTCGCGCGCCAGATCGCCGAGACCACGCTCAAGACCGCCGTCTTCAACAAGGAGCTCATGCTCCGCTCCCCCACGATGGACCCGATCAGCGCGCTCTCGTTCGAGACGAGCATGTACCGGGAGGTCATCTGGCACCCCGACGTCGCCGAGCGCCTCGAGGCCGCGTTCAGCGCGGTGTCGAAGTCGCGGGCGGGAGCGTGA
- a CDS encoding nuclear transport factor 2 family protein, whose amino-acid sequence MDERQAFLGTFAARWLDAWNSHETERVLDLLSDDVVWDDRTFWPEVLHGKDAVREYVERIWQAMPDVQFEERGRFFDPDGERAIFLFRQWGSAPARFADHPGFDSHGCDIFLAFDGDRLAHYQAAYDMVEMMRQMELLPPREGKVGGAYFLSLLGGVAS is encoded by the coding sequence ATGGACGAGAGACAGGCGTTCCTCGGGACGTTCGCCGCGCGCTGGCTCGACGCGTGGAACTCCCACGAGACCGAGCGGGTCCTGGACCTGCTCAGCGACGACGTCGTCTGGGACGACCGCACGTTCTGGCCGGAGGTCCTCCACGGCAAGGACGCGGTGCGCGAGTACGTCGAGCGCATCTGGCAGGCCATGCCCGACGTGCAGTTCGAGGAGCGCGGACGCTTCTTCGACCCCGACGGCGAGCGGGCGATCTTCCTCTTCCGCCAGTGGGGCAGCGCGCCGGCGCGCTTCGCCGACCACCCGGGCTTCGACAGCCACGGCTGCGACATCTTCCTGGCCTTCGACGGCGACCGCCTCGCCCACTACCAGGCCGCCTACGACATGGTCGAGATGATGCGCCAGATGGAGCTCCTGCCCCCGCGGGAGGGCAAGGTCGGCGGGGCGTACTTCCTCTCGCTGCTGGGCGGGGTGGCGTCGTGA
- a CDS encoding MlaD family protein yields MIRRRRSHGPQGLSRRRVLVLSLGTLVVAAAFLWAGLNAPNSVPGREYHTVTAQFQDAAGLTAHTQVRVAGRLVGQVLDPRIEDGRATAELQLEADLEPLRADARLRVRPRSAVGTPYVELFPGSAREPLGENEVIPAQRTSAAEPVDAVLSALDRPTRGRAQRLLRELGTSAAGRGEDLNATLAPAPAMVRDLGRAMQPLAADPQSVPRLLTAGAQVVRALEPQRFAAAEGWGPGSRVLAALDQRAALQAALDAAPRALRTARTGLAQTDPLLRAAERFARRAQPVLRDAPGALRSTDRMIGSANRHVEDLRRTLRLGRAATDPALRLLRATRDVLPRVSTATAALRPVVLELAPRRCDMLLLTDNWSSMLSNGANGQNVLRLAVTTAGFNSISGFVDPKATLPGTARNPYPAPCQTPKDAVALP; encoded by the coding sequence ATGATCCGCCGCCGCCGCAGCCACGGCCCGCAGGGGCTCTCCCGCAGGCGCGTCCTGGTCCTGAGCCTGGGCACGCTCGTCGTCGCGGCCGCCTTCCTGTGGGCCGGGCTCAACGCGCCCAACTCCGTGCCCGGCCGCGAGTACCACACGGTCACCGCGCAGTTCCAGGACGCCGCCGGCCTGACGGCCCACACGCAGGTGCGCGTCGCCGGCCGCCTGGTGGGCCAGGTCCTCGACCCGCGCATCGAGGACGGCCGCGCGACCGCGGAGCTGCAGCTCGAGGCCGACCTCGAGCCGCTGCGGGCCGACGCCCGGCTGCGCGTGCGGCCCCGCAGCGCCGTCGGCACCCCCTACGTCGAGCTGTTCCCCGGCAGCGCCCGGGAGCCGCTCGGCGAGAACGAGGTGATCCCCGCGCAGCGCACGAGCGCCGCCGAGCCCGTGGACGCCGTCCTCTCCGCCCTCGACCGCCCGACGCGCGGCCGCGCCCAGCGCCTGCTGCGCGAGCTCGGCACCTCGGCCGCCGGCCGGGGCGAGGACCTCAACGCGACGCTCGCGCCGGCGCCGGCGATGGTCCGGGACCTCGGGCGCGCGATGCAGCCGCTCGCCGCCGACCCGCAGAGCGTGCCGCGCCTGCTCACCGCCGGCGCCCAGGTCGTCCGCGCCCTCGAGCCCCAGCGCTTCGCCGCGGCCGAGGGCTGGGGCCCCGGCAGCCGCGTGCTTGCCGCCCTGGACCAGCGCGCGGCCCTGCAGGCGGCCCTCGACGCGGCGCCGCGCGCCCTGCGCACCGCCCGCACCGGCCTGGCCCAGACCGACCCGCTGCTGCGGGCCGCCGAGCGCTTCGCCCGGCGCGCACAGCCGGTCCTGCGCGACGCGCCCGGCGCGCTGCGCAGCACCGACCGGATGATCGGCTCGGCCAACCGCCACGTCGAGGACCTGCGGCGCACCCTGCGCCTGGGCCGGGCGGCCACCGACCCGGCGCTGCGCCTGCTGCGCGCCACGCGCGACGTGCTGCCCCGCGTGTCGACCGCGACCGCCGCCCTGCGTCCGGTCGTCCTCGAGCTCGCCCCGCGGCGCTGCGACATGCTGCTGCTCACCGACAACTGGTCGTCCATGCTGTCCAACGGCGCCAACGGCCAGAACGTCCTGCGCCTCGCCGTCACGACGGCTGGCTTCAACAGCATCAGCGGCTTCGTCGACCCGAAGGCGACGCTGCCGGGCACCGCGCGCAACCCCTATCCCGCGCCGTGCCAGACGCCGAAGGACGCGGTGGCGCTGCCGTGA
- a CDS encoding enoyl-CoA hydratase/isomerase family protein, with the protein MGFLKTAVEQGVGVLQLDDPERRNALGWELHGELLDALRAWEDDDEVACVLLIGNEEWFCSGWALDVLDGIAGEDQRRFTELATRLMTAIYDFRKPTVAAVAGVAPGYGMDVANMCDVTIASENAAFASTQVKLGMNGFYGGLARKVGPMRARRLFFTGDLFDAREAHRLGLVDEVVPVGQLRERAFEEARRIAEMGAEMAVVLKEVALRAQNMDHIGGIAYELRVTHDLTQRAVFHERTPDGHRRLREGRDRVATSRALGEPSA; encoded by the coding sequence ATGGGGTTCCTGAAGACGGCCGTCGAGCAGGGCGTCGGCGTCCTGCAGCTCGACGACCCCGAGCGGCGCAACGCGCTGGGCTGGGAGCTGCACGGCGAGCTGCTCGACGCGCTGCGGGCCTGGGAGGACGACGACGAGGTCGCCTGCGTGCTGCTGATCGGCAACGAGGAGTGGTTCTGCTCGGGCTGGGCGCTCGACGTCCTGGACGGGATCGCCGGCGAGGACCAGCGGCGCTTCACCGAGCTCGCCACGCGGCTCATGACGGCGATCTACGACTTCCGCAAGCCGACCGTCGCGGCGGTGGCGGGCGTCGCGCCGGGCTACGGGATGGACGTGGCGAACATGTGCGACGTCACGATCGCCTCGGAGAACGCGGCGTTCGCCTCCACGCAGGTCAAGCTCGGGATGAACGGCTTCTACGGCGGCCTGGCCCGCAAGGTCGGGCCGATGCGCGCACGCCGGCTGTTCTTCACGGGGGACCTCTTCGACGCCCGCGAGGCGCACCGCCTCGGCCTCGTGGACGAGGTCGTGCCGGTCGGACAGCTGCGCGAGCGCGCCTTCGAGGAGGCGCGGCGGATCGCGGAGATGGGCGCGGAGATGGCCGTCGTGCTCAAGGAGGTCGCGCTGCGGGCCCAGAACATGGACCACATCGGCGGGATCGCCTACGAGCTGCGCGTCACGCACGACCTGACCCAGCGGGCGGTCTTCCACGAGCGCACGCCCGACGGCCACCGGCGCCTGCGCGAGGGCCGCGACCGCGTCGCGACGAGCCGCGCCCTCGGGGAGCCTTCGGCGTGA